The Episyrphus balteatus chromosome 4, idEpiBalt1.1, whole genome shotgun sequence genome includes a window with the following:
- the LOC129920016 gene encoding uncharacterized protein LOC129920016 has product MPKFEFLAETMRCRKTSGSILQPVNTNDLPRSDFFDTETSLNVEALDDNFIDIDNTPEITLTPNYSKTQLPSTSSAVSLQSTPLANPAALLDVLPPTPNQELEFAMHFSKRAPKS; this is encoded by the exons ATGccgaaatttgaatttttggccGAAACGATGAGGTGTAGGAAAACTTCCGGCTCAATTCTTCAACCAG TCAACACCAACGACTTACCACGGAGCGACTTTTTTGATACCGAAACCTCATTGAATGTAGAAGCACTGGACGATAATTTCATTGACATTGACAATACCCCTGAAATTACTCTAACcccaaattactcaaaaacacAACTACCATCAACATCATCAGCTGTTTCATTGCAATCGACACCATTAGCAAATCCCGCTGCCTTATTAGATGTCCTCCCACCAACACCAAATCAGGAGCTCGAATTCGCGATGCACTTTTCAAAGAGAGCTCCAAAGTCCTAA